One Mycolicibacterium fallax genomic window, CCAGGGTCATCGCGCGCAGCATCAGGTTCATCGCCCGGCCGTGCTTGACGGTCAGTGCGCAGGAGACCTCGGCGGCCGCCTGGTCCCACTCGTCGCAGCCCCAGCCCGGGGCCTTCGCGCCGAGCCGACGGCGGGTCAGCTCGGCGATCGCGGCCAGCTGCCGGGCCTCGGCGGCCGCGGTGGCGCGGGCCGCGGCGGTGATGGCGTCGATCAGGGCCGCATCGCCCAGGGGCCGGAGCTCCCCGGGGTCACACAGCCTCACCTCGAACATACCTTCGAATATACGCGGGCGCTCCGACAGTGATGATGTTCAACCGCTGCGGGTGAGGATGGTCTTGCCGTTGGCCGATGCGCAGCTACTCGGCTGCGGGCACCAGCGTCAGGCAAATGGAGTTGATGCAGTACCGCTGGTCGGTGGGGGTGGGGTAGCCCTCGCCGGTGAACACGTGGCCCAGGTGACTGTGGCAGGACGCGCACAGCACCTCCACCCGGCGCATGCCGAGGGATTCGTCGGGCCGCAGGATCACCGCGTCGGAGGCCGCCGGGTCGAAGAACGACGGCCAGCCGCAGTGCGAGTCGAACTTCTCGGTGCTGCGGAACAGTTCCGCGCCGCAGGCCCGGCAGTTGTAGACGCCCTCGGTGTGGGTGTCGA contains:
- the msrB gene encoding peptide-methionine (R)-S-oxide reductase MsrB; its protein translation is MDHDALPPAKVELSDDDWRSRLTPEEFAVLRRAGTERPGVGEYVDTHTEGVYNCRACGAELFRSTEKFDSHCGWPSFFDPAASDAVILRPDESLGMRRVEVLCASCHSHLGHVFTGEGYPTPTDQRYCINSICLTLVPAAE